Proteins from a genomic interval of Microbacterium abyssi:
- the trxB gene encoding thioredoxin-disulfide reductase, translating into MRKVIIIGSGPAGFTAAIYAARANLEPLLIASSVEVGGELMNTTEVENYPGFPDGIQGPDLMAKFQAQAERFGTEVVYDDVTSLDLDGTVKKVTLGSGAVHEAQTIIYATGSAYRKLGVEGEERLSGYGVSWCATCDGFFFREKTIAVVGGGDSAMEEATFLTRFADKVYVIHRKDTLRASKIMQERAFANEKIEFIWNSEVTEIQGGDAVTGVTLRSTVDGSTRELPLTGLFVAIGNDPRTHLVHEKLDLTDAGTIWVDGRSSRTSVPGVFAAGDVIDPIYRQAITAAGSGTVAALDAEHFLADLEDASVEVPAAEAAEIIA; encoded by the coding sequence ATGCGCAAGGTCATCATCATCGGCTCCGGTCCGGCCGGATTCACCGCCGCCATCTACGCCGCGCGCGCGAACCTCGAGCCGCTTCTCATCGCGAGCTCGGTCGAGGTCGGCGGTGAGCTGATGAACACCACCGAGGTCGAGAACTACCCCGGCTTCCCCGACGGCATCCAGGGCCCCGACCTGATGGCGAAGTTCCAGGCGCAGGCCGAGAGGTTCGGCACCGAGGTCGTCTACGACGACGTGACCTCGCTCGACCTCGACGGCACCGTCAAGAAGGTGACGCTGGGCAGCGGCGCGGTGCACGAGGCGCAGACGATCATCTACGCCACCGGCTCGGCCTACCGCAAGCTCGGCGTCGAGGGCGAAGAGCGCCTGTCCGGCTACGGCGTCTCGTGGTGCGCGACCTGCGACGGCTTCTTCTTCCGCGAGAAGACGATCGCGGTCGTCGGCGGCGGCGATTCCGCGATGGAGGAGGCCACGTTCCTCACCCGCTTCGCCGACAAGGTCTACGTCATCCACCGCAAGGACACCCTGCGCGCCTCGAAGATCATGCAGGAGCGGGCGTTCGCGAACGAGAAGATCGAGTTCATCTGGAACAGCGAGGTCACCGAGATCCAGGGCGGGGATGCCGTCACCGGCGTCACGCTGCGCTCGACGGTCGATGGATCCACTCGTGAGCTGCCGTTGACGGGCCTCTTCGTCGCGATCGGCAACGACCCGCGCACCCACCTGGTGCACGAGAAGCTCGATCTCACCGACGCCGGGACGATCTGGGTCGACGGCCGTTCGTCCCGCACCTCAGTGCCCGGTGTATTCGCCGCCGGTGACGTCATCGACCCCATCTACCGCCAGGCGATCACCGCCGCCGGCTCAGGAACGGTCGCAGCCCTCGACGCCGAGCACTTCCTCGCCGATCTCGAGGACGCCTCGGTCGAGGTCCCGGCTGCCGAAGCCGCCGAGATCATCGCCTGA
- the trxA gene encoding thioredoxin, translating into MNKNQEKQMTAKVTSQATFEQDVLQADGPVLVDFWAEWCGPCRMVAPVLDQIQAEHPDKITIMKLNVDENPELAMKYQITSIPAMKVFQGGEVKTTIIGAKPKPALEQDLAAFIG; encoded by the coding sequence ATCAACAAGAACCAGGAGAAGCAGATGACTGCCAAGGTAACGAGCCAGGCGACGTTCGAGCAGGACGTGCTGCAGGCCGATGGACCCGTCCTCGTGGACTTCTGGGCCGAATGGTGTGGTCCGTGTCGCATGGTCGCGCCGGTTCTGGACCAGATCCAGGCCGAGCACCCCGACAAGATCACCATCATGAAGCTCAACGTCGACGAGAACCCCGAGTTGGCGATGAAGTACCAGATCACGTCGATCCCGGCGATGAAGGTCTTCCAGGGCGGTGAGGTCAAGACGACCATCATCGGCGCGAAGCCGAAGCCCGCGCTCGAGCAGGATCTCGCCGCGTTCATCGGCTGA
- a CDS encoding tryptophan synthase subunit alpha: MSEAVPRRASLEVLRAEASDELAVLIQERLLSGEDPWDFMEDLPSVDELVVYLLRADNIAANDGVRPNAARNYRVMRQIALEYPELTPAVWGLLGEGSRHRQWDATIADAS, from the coding sequence ATGTCAGAAGCCGTTCCACGCCGGGCCAGCCTCGAAGTGCTGCGCGCCGAGGCATCGGACGAGCTGGCCGTTCTCATCCAGGAGCGGCTGCTGAGCGGCGAGGACCCGTGGGACTTCATGGAGGACCTCCCCAGCGTCGACGAACTCGTCGTCTACCTGCTGCGCGCTGACAACATCGCCGCGAACGACGGTGTGCGCCCCAACGCCGCCCGCAATTACCGGGTGATGCGCCAGATCGCGTTGGAGTACCCGGAGCTCACACCCGCCGTGTGGGGGCTTCTGGGCGAGGGATCCCGTCACCGCCAGTGGGATGCCACGATCGCCGACGCGTCGTAG
- a CDS encoding sugar porter family MFS transporter — MSQNKSKAGRFSARVIGISIAAALGGFLFGFDTAVINGAVDALAGAFELGPGLQGFAVSSALIGCAVGAWFAGSLANKLGRIPVMLIAAVLFLVSAIGSGLAFGVIDLIIWRVIGGLGVGAASVIAPAYIAEVSPAKVRGRLGSLQQLAIVTGIFTALLSNALLANIAGSAANVLWFGIDAWRWMFMVEAIPAVVYGVMALRLPESPRFLVARGKVDKASQVLLDFTGETDANLKIEEIRKTLNAEQKESLKDLRGDKFGLKPIVWVGILLSVFQQFVGINVIFYYSTTLWLSVGFEESQALLTSVITSITNIVVTIVAILLVDKVGRRPMLLTGSIGMAVTLGMMAVAFSFGTLQDGAVVLPQPWSLIALICANGFVVFFGATWGPLVWVLLGEMFPNSIRAGALAVAAAAQWVANFFISTTFPAFAEIGLTFAYGFYAFFAIVSFFFVYFQVPETKGRELETMTDVVNLPRRGGRKRA; from the coding sequence ATGTCTCAGAACAAGAGCAAAGCCGGACGCTTCAGCGCCCGAGTCATCGGCATCAGCATCGCGGCCGCGCTCGGCGGATTCCTGTTCGGTTTCGACACCGCGGTCATCAACGGCGCGGTGGATGCTCTGGCCGGAGCGTTCGAGCTCGGCCCGGGCCTGCAGGGCTTCGCCGTCTCATCGGCGCTGATCGGCTGTGCGGTCGGCGCGTGGTTCGCCGGCAGTCTCGCGAACAAGCTCGGACGCATCCCGGTCATGCTGATCGCCGCTGTGCTCTTCCTGGTCTCGGCGATCGGTTCCGGTCTGGCGTTCGGCGTGATCGATCTCATCATCTGGCGTGTGATCGGCGGCCTGGGCGTCGGCGCGGCATCCGTCATCGCCCCGGCCTACATCGCCGAGGTCTCTCCGGCCAAGGTTCGCGGTCGGCTCGGATCTCTCCAGCAACTCGCGATCGTCACGGGTATCTTCACGGCACTGCTCTCGAACGCCCTCCTCGCGAACATCGCCGGGTCCGCGGCGAACGTGCTCTGGTTCGGGATCGACGCCTGGCGATGGATGTTCATGGTCGAGGCGATCCCGGCCGTCGTCTACGGCGTCATGGCGTTGCGCCTGCCGGAATCCCCGCGCTTCCTCGTCGCTCGCGGCAAGGTCGACAAGGCGTCCCAGGTTCTGCTCGACTTCACCGGTGAGACCGATGCGAACCTCAAGATCGAGGAGATCCGGAAGACGCTGAACGCCGAGCAGAAGGAATCGCTGAAGGACCTCCGCGGCGACAAGTTCGGGCTGAAGCCGATCGTGTGGGTCGGCATCCTCCTCAGCGTCTTCCAGCAGTTCGTCGGCATCAACGTGATCTTCTACTACTCGACGACGCTGTGGCTCTCAGTCGGGTTCGAGGAGTCACAGGCCCTGCTGACCTCGGTGATCACCTCGATCACGAACATCGTCGTCACGATCGTTGCGATCCTGCTCGTCGACAAGGTCGGGCGGCGTCCGATGCTGCTCACAGGATCGATCGGGATGGCCGTGACCCTGGGCATGATGGCCGTCGCGTTCTCGTTCGGCACCCTGCAGGATGGCGCGGTGGTGCTGCCGCAGCCGTGGTCGCTGATCGCCCTGATCTGCGCGAACGGTTTCGTGGTCTTCTTCGGCGCCACCTGGGGTCCGCTGGTCTGGGTGCTGCTGGGGGAGATGTTCCCGAACAGCATCCGCGCCGGCGCCCTCGCCGTGGCCGCCGCCGCGCAGTGGGTCGCCAACTTCTTCATCTCCACGACGTTCCCGGCCTTCGCCGAGATCGGCCTCACCTTCGCCTACGGCTTCTACGCGTTCTTCGCGATCGTGTCGTTCTTCTTCGTGTACTTCCAGGTTCCCGAGACGAAGGGCCGAGAACTCGAGACGATGACGGATGTCGTGAACCTCCCGCGCCGCGGAGGCCGCAAGCGCGCGTAG
- a CDS encoding ParB/RepB/Spo0J family partition protein, which translates to MAKRTGLGRGIGALIPVSDQAARPVDVFFPGGSIRPAAEEPADQAADAVEPAPELESVPGIHLMQVDPNKIVPNPRQPRTHFDSDDLAELVHSVREFGVLQPVVVRKNEDGDYELIMGERRTRAAREAGLEAIPAIVRDTADENLLRDALLENLHRSELNPLEEASAYQQLLEDFGITQEELATRIGRSRPQISNTIRLLKLPVPVQQRVAAGVLSAGHARALLSLDDPEQMRKLADKVVNEDLSVRATEQAAKALPVAGTKSIKPQPGARRAYLDEVSGKLGDRLNTRVKITLGARKGQVAIEFASIQDLNRILSELGEEQYGS; encoded by the coding sequence ATGGCGAAGCGCACTGGATTGGGCCGTGGAATCGGCGCCCTCATCCCCGTATCCGACCAGGCGGCGCGTCCGGTCGACGTGTTCTTCCCCGGTGGGTCGATCCGCCCTGCAGCCGAGGAACCGGCCGATCAGGCAGCGGATGCCGTAGAGCCCGCGCCCGAGCTCGAATCGGTTCCCGGCATCCACTTGATGCAGGTGGATCCGAACAAGATCGTCCCTAACCCGCGACAGCCGCGCACGCACTTCGACTCGGATGATCTCGCTGAACTCGTCCACAGCGTCCGCGAGTTCGGGGTGCTGCAACCCGTCGTCGTGCGCAAGAACGAAGACGGTGACTACGAGCTGATCATGGGCGAGCGGCGTACTAGGGCCGCCCGCGAGGCCGGCCTCGAAGCGATCCCCGCGATCGTGCGCGACACCGCTGACGAGAACCTCCTCAGAGACGCACTCCTTGAGAACCTGCATCGTTCCGAGCTGAACCCGTTGGAAGAGGCATCCGCATACCAGCAGCTGCTCGAGGACTTCGGCATCACTCAGGAGGAGCTCGCGACGCGCATCGGTCGATCCCGCCCCCAGATCAGCAACACGATCCGACTGCTCAAGCTGCCTGTCCCGGTTCAGCAGCGCGTTGCTGCCGGCGTGCTCTCGGCAGGCCACGCCCGCGCGCTCCTCTCGCTCGACGACCCGGAGCAGATGCGGAAGCTAGCGGACAAGGTCGTCAACGAAGACCTCTCGGTGCGCGCCACCGAGCAGGCTGCCAAGGCACTCCCGGTTGCCGGAACGAAGAGCATCAAGCCGCAGCCGGGCGCCCGCCGGGCCTACCTCGACGAGGTCTCCGGCAAGCTCGGCGACCGCCTGAACACCCGGGTGAAGATCACTCTCGGCGCACGAAAAGGCCAGGTCGCGATCGAGTTCGCGTCGATCCAGGATCTCAACCGCATCCTCTCCGAGCTCGGTGAAGAGCAGTACGGATCCTGA
- a CDS encoding ParA family protein, translating to MFHVKQSEQTTPNEAFGIDTPLAREIADLSARRRNLADVELHFTGDTRVLTVSNQKGGVGKTTTAVNVASALASFGAKVLVIDLDPQGNASTALGVPHNADTASIYDVLIDDVPLAEVVQQSPESENLLCAPSTIHLAGAEIELVSQVAREHRLRRALDQYVEANAVDFVIIDCPPSLGLLTINAFTAASEVFIPIQCEYYALEGLSQLLGSIQMIQKHLNPELHLSTILLTMYDGRTRLAQQVADEVRTHFPTQVLNTVIPRSVRVSEAPSFGQTVIAYDGSSAGAIAYREAAVEIASQKTQSKEN from the coding sequence ATGTTTCACGTGAAACAGTCCGAGCAGACTACGCCGAACGAGGCTTTCGGGATCGATACGCCCCTGGCACGCGAGATCGCTGATCTGAGCGCACGACGCCGCAACCTGGCGGACGTCGAACTCCACTTCACCGGCGACACACGCGTCCTGACGGTGTCCAACCAGAAGGGTGGCGTCGGCAAGACGACGACCGCCGTCAACGTGGCATCCGCGCTCGCATCTTTCGGCGCCAAGGTCCTGGTGATCGACCTGGATCCGCAGGGGAACGCCTCCACCGCCCTCGGCGTTCCGCACAACGCGGATACCGCGAGCATCTACGACGTACTGATCGACGATGTTCCCCTCGCCGAGGTCGTGCAGCAGAGTCCCGAGTCGGAGAACCTGCTCTGCGCTCCGAGCACGATCCACCTCGCCGGTGCAGAGATCGAATTGGTCTCTCAGGTCGCACGAGAGCACCGGCTGCGCCGCGCTCTGGACCAGTACGTCGAAGCCAACGCCGTCGACTTCGTCATCATCGACTGCCCTCCGTCGCTCGGACTGCTCACGATCAATGCGTTCACCGCGGCATCCGAGGTCTTCATCCCGATCCAGTGCGAGTACTACGCGCTCGAGGGCCTGAGCCAGCTGCTCGGCAGCATCCAGATGATCCAGAAGCACCTCAATCCCGAGCTTCACCTCTCCACGATCCTGCTCACGATGTACGACGGACGCACCCGTCTTGCCCAGCAGGTAGCCGATGAGGTGCGCACCCACTTCCCCACACAGGTCCTGAACACGGTGATCCCGCGTTCAGTACGGGTGTCGGAGGCCCCCAGCTTCGGCCAGACGGTGATCGCCTACGACGGATCCTCCGCCGGCGCGATCGCCTATCGCGAGGCCGCTGTCGAGATCGCGTCCCAGAAGACGCAGAGCAAGGAGAACTGA
- the rsmG gene encoding 16S rRNA (guanine(527)-N(7))-methyltransferase RsmG, producing MTIEAEPEVASSLFGDRIEVARAFTANLAAQGEERGLIGPLELPRLWTRHVLNSAIAAPLFHGSAADIGSGAGLPGVVLAIARPDVSFTLVEPMERRVAWLTEQVQELALTNVTVLRSRAEDVEPKQFDVVTARAVSALRTLLPFTAPLVRDGGELALLKGKNAEAEIDAAAKQSKKYRLSDVRVEVLGEGVLAETTRVVRAVVR from the coding sequence ATGACCATCGAAGCCGAGCCCGAAGTCGCGTCATCGTTATTCGGCGACCGTATCGAAGTCGCACGAGCGTTCACGGCGAACCTTGCCGCACAGGGGGAGGAGCGCGGGCTGATCGGTCCGCTCGAGCTTCCGCGTCTATGGACCAGACATGTGCTCAACAGTGCGATCGCCGCACCGCTGTTCCATGGATCGGCGGCGGACATCGGTTCGGGGGCCGGCCTTCCTGGAGTCGTGCTCGCGATCGCTCGCCCGGACGTCAGTTTCACACTCGTTGAGCCGATGGAGCGTCGCGTCGCGTGGCTCACGGAACAGGTCCAAGAACTCGCGTTGACGAACGTCACCGTGCTGCGGTCGCGGGCAGAAGACGTCGAGCCGAAGCAGTTCGACGTCGTCACGGCTCGAGCGGTCAGTGCCCTGCGCACGCTGCTGCCGTTCACGGCGCCGCTGGTGCGGGATGGGGGAGAACTTGCACTCCTCAAGGGAAAGAACGCTGAAGCCGAGATCGATGCTGCGGCGAAGCAGTCGAAGAAGTACCGGCTCAGTGATGTGCGGGTCGAGGTGCTCGGCGAGGGTGTCCTGGCTGAGACCACCCGCGTTGTCCGGGCCGTCGTTCGCTGA
- a CDS encoding protein jag, producing MTTENIAERSEPTVEQLEQEGDVAADFIEGLLDIADIDGDLNLDVRQGRAYVSVESEDESLSVLSEPDTVQALQEITRLAVQSTTGSFSRLILDIGGSRDARRRQLEKLVDAAVVRLDEGASQASLPSMSSYERKLVHDIVADRDLVSESYGDGADRHTVIRRR from the coding sequence ATGACGACCGAGAACATCGCAGAGCGTTCTGAGCCCACGGTGGAGCAGCTCGAGCAGGAGGGTGACGTCGCTGCGGACTTCATCGAAGGCCTGCTTGACATCGCCGACATCGACGGCGACCTGAACCTCGATGTTCGTCAGGGACGTGCGTACGTCTCGGTGGAGTCGGAGGATGAAAGCCTCTCGGTTCTGTCCGAGCCCGACACCGTGCAGGCACTGCAGGAGATCACGCGCCTGGCTGTGCAGAGCACGACGGGGTCATTCTCGCGGCTGATCCTCGACATCGGTGGCTCGCGTGATGCGCGCCGTCGTCAGCTCGAGAAGCTGGTGGATGCTGCGGTCGTCAGGCTCGACGAAGGGGCATCGCAGGCATCGCTGCCGTCGATGTCGAGCTACGAGCGCAAACTGGTGCACGACATCGTCGCGGATCGAGACCTGGTCTCCGAGTCCTACGGCGACGGCGCTGATCGCCACACCGTCATCCGCCGTCGCTGA